A single region of the Montipora capricornis isolate CH-2021 chromosome 13, ASM3666992v2, whole genome shotgun sequence genome encodes:
- the LOC138029743 gene encoding uncharacterized protein isoform X1 produces the protein MKISSLRNAIRNVFFKEVDAQCAMLCARKSSEPSVLRVPSERHKNLVEFRCNNILTEMRERAPDVLDFMATVAVPKLKGNDGRQVMPLCTAYGILMNVKCRELSLVQKINAVLLGVGGATKRTFERLNKSGITQSRESFRNIMDDLGSNLSSIIKAKVDSGQELRVVFDNFDFRILANIILRNHRNSDMHWIAQYVTFDRVPSSHLDDSKPIVPDIKDFDNVNYLMSKTELDQQRNDYIILVARVLIEFFPALEPLCDAVPPHIPHRYLNEMAQKSCIVGLPVVPFNQNKVSDVCQYLQWLEDLLLKVFKKEDELPVSDASVLEKVRVPLAGDLLGRERVTGAKKTRLGCDSASERFENIVECPALWHAKQSFLSYVWEQLYSGTTIGGRDVGTLYHLRQHFRLVNVSNKVTKNYKSAESLMLSATKAYLCTAFKTWAGLDTLNGIPVNLPKLPTSMDTIELKKEFLAKHIGKFVDEFILVEFDVERAWMEAREEVDSGQHRSYPHHSSGNQRASSPGGGAYSSGSSHLSSTDTQNTDVLTSQTQCQSLHVVRTHVGASVQPHPGVGTQPATVCTHVGVPVQPHPGVGTQPATVRTHVGASVQPHPGVGTQPATVRTHVGASVQPHPGVGTQPATVRTHVGVPVQPHPGVGTQPATVCTHVGVPVQPHPGVGTQPATVRTHVGASVQPHPGVGTQPATVRTHVGVPVQPHPGVGTQPATVRTHVGASVQPHPGVGTQPATVRTHVGVPVQPHPGVGTQPATVCTHVGVPVQPHPGVGTQPATVRTHVEAPVQPHPGEGTQPKTGSTTAAST, from the exons ATGAAAATATCTTCCTTGAGAAATGCCATAAGAAATGTCTTCTTCAAGGAAGTAGATGCCCAATGTGCCATGCTTTGTGCCAGAAAAAGTTCTGAGCCATCAGTTCTGCGTGTCCCCTCTGAACGTCACAAAAATCTGGTGGAGTTCCGTTGTAATAACATACTGACCGAAATGAGAGAGCGTGCCCCAgatgttttggatttcatggctACTGTGGCTGTGCCAAAATTAAAAGGGAACGATGGAAGACAAGTGATGCCTTTATGTACTGCATATGGTATCCTAATGAATGTCAAATGTAGAGAGctctctcttgttcaaaagaTAAATGCTGTTTTGCTGGGAGTTGGAGGTGCAACAAAAAGG ACCTTTGAGAGGCTGAACAAGTCAGGAATAACACAGTCGAGGGAAAGCTTCCGCAACATTATGGATGATCTTGGTTCAAATCTGTCCTCAATAATTAAGGCAAAAGTTGATTCTGGCCAAGAGCTGAGGGTTGTCTTCGACAACTTTGATTTCAGAATTCTGGCCAACATAATTCTTCGCAACCATCGCAACTCTGACATGCATTGGATTGCTCAGTATGTCACATTTGACAGAGTTCCATCCAGCCATCTTGATGATTCAAAGCCAATTGTACCTGACATTAAGGACTTTGACAATGTCAATTACCTGATGAGTAAGACCGAGCTTGATCAGCAACGGAATGATTATATTATCCTTGTTGCCAGAGTCCTCATTGAATTCTTCCCAGCACTTGAACCTCTTTGTGATGCAGTCCCTCCTCACATACCACATAG gTACTTGAATGAAATGGCCCAAAAGTCTTGTATTGTTGGACTCCCGGTAGTGCCCTTTAACCAAAACAAGGTTTCAGATGTGTGCCAATATTTGCAATGGCTGGAAGATCTTCtgttgaaagttttcaaaaaagag GATGAACTTCCAGTTAGCGATGCAAGTGTCCTTGAAAAGGTCCGAGTTCCTCTAGCAGGTGATCTGTTGGGTAGAGAAAGAGTGACTGGTGCAAAGAAGACTCGTCTGGGTTGTGACAGTGCTTCTGAACGCTTTGAAAACATTGTGGAATGCCCGGCTctctggcatgcaaagcaatcctttcTTTCG TATGTTTGGGAGCAACTGTACAGTGGCACTACTATTGGTGGGAGAGACGTTGGCACTCTGTACCACTTAAGGCAACATTTCCGTCTGGTGAATGTCTCAAACAAGGTCACGAAGAACTACAAAAGTGCAGAAAGCCTGATGTTGTCAGCAACCAAAGCTTATTTGTGTACAGCCTTCAAGACTTGGGCTGGTCTTGACACACTCAATGGTATCCCAGTGAACTTACCAAAACTCCCAACAAGCATGGACACCATTGAATTGAAGAAAGAGTTCCTTGCAAAGCACATTGGAAAGTTTGTCGATGAATTCATACTGGTGGAATTTGATGTTGAAAGAGCCTGGATGGAAGCCAGAGAAGAAGTCGACAGTGGGCAACACAGAAGCTACCCTCATCATTCCAGTGGTAACCAGCGAGCAAGCTCTCCTGGGGGTGGGGCCTATTCCAGTGGTTCTAGTCATCTTTCATCTACTGATACCCAAAACACAGATGTTCTTACCAGTCAGACTCAATGTCAAAGTCTTCATGTAG TTCGTACCCATGTTGGAGCCTCTGTACAACCGCACCCTGGTGTAGGAACACAGCCAGCAACTG TTTGTACCCATGTTGGAGTCCCTGTACAACCGCACCCTGGTGTAGGAACACAGCCAGCAACTG TTCGTACCCATGTtggag CCTCTGTACAACCGCACCCTGGTGTAGGAACACAGCCAGCAACTG TTCGTACCCATGTTGGAGCCTCTGTACAACCGCACCCTGGTGTAGGAACACAGCCAGCAACTG TTCGTACCCATGTTGGAGTCCCTGTACAACCGCACCCTGGTGTAGGAACACAGCCAGCAACTG TTTGTACCCATGTTGGAGTCCCTGTACAACCGCACCCTGGTGTAGGAACACAGCCAGCAACTG TTCGTACCCATGTTGGAGCCTCTGTACAACCGCACCCTGGTGTAGGAACACAGCCAGCAACTG TTCGTACCCATGTTGGAGTCCCTGTACAACCGCACCCTGGTGTAGGAACACAGCCAGCAACTG TTCGTACCCATGTTGGAGCCTCTGTACAACCGCACCCTGGTGTAGGAACACAGCCAGCAACTG TTCGTACCCATGTTGGAGTCCCTGTACAACCGCACCCTGGTGTAGGAACACAGCCAGCAACTG TTTGTACCCATGTTGGAGTCCCTGTACAACCGCACCCTGGTGTAGGAACACAGCCAGCAACTG TTCGTACCCATGTTGAAGCCCCTGTACAACCGCACCCTGGTGAAGGAACACAGCCAAAAACTG GTAGTACTACTGCTGCTTCAACATAG
- the LOC138029743 gene encoding uncharacterized protein isoform X10, with protein MKISSLRNAIRNVFFKEVDAQCAMLCARKSSEPSVLRVPSERHKNLVEFRCNNILTEMRERAPDVLDFMATVAVPKLKGNDGRQVMPLCTAYGILMNVKCRELSLVQKINAVLLGVGGATKRTFERLNKSGITQSRESFRNIMDDLGSNLSSIIKAKVDSGQELRVVFDNFDFRILANIILRNHRNSDMHWIAQYVTFDRVPSSHLDDSKPIVPDIKDFDNVNYLMSKTELDQQRNDYIILVARVLIEFFPALEPLCDAVPPHIPHRYLNEMAQKSCIVGLPVVPFNQNKVSDVCQYLQWLEDLLLKVFKKEDELPVSDASVLEKVRVPLAGDLLGRERVTGAKKTRLGCDSASERFENIVECPALWHAKQSFLSYVWEQLYSGTTIGGRDVGTLYHLRQHFRLVNVSNKVTKNYKSAESLMLSATKAYLCTAFKTWAGLDTLNGIPVNLPKLPTSMDTIELKKEFLAKHIGKFVDEFILVEFDVERAWMEAREEVDSGQHRSYPHHSSGNQRASSPGGGAYSSGSSHLSSTDTQNTDVLTSQTQCQSLHVVRTHVGASVQPHPGVGTQPATVCTHVGVPVQPHPGVGTQPATVRTHVGASVQPHPGVGTQPATVRTHVGVPVQPHPGVGTQPATVRTHVGASVQPHPGVGTQPATVRTHVGVPVQPHPGVGTQPATVCTHVGVPVQPHPGVGTQPATVRTHVEAPVQPHPGEGTQPKTGSTTAAST; from the exons ATGAAAATATCTTCCTTGAGAAATGCCATAAGAAATGTCTTCTTCAAGGAAGTAGATGCCCAATGTGCCATGCTTTGTGCCAGAAAAAGTTCTGAGCCATCAGTTCTGCGTGTCCCCTCTGAACGTCACAAAAATCTGGTGGAGTTCCGTTGTAATAACATACTGACCGAAATGAGAGAGCGTGCCCCAgatgttttggatttcatggctACTGTGGCTGTGCCAAAATTAAAAGGGAACGATGGAAGACAAGTGATGCCTTTATGTACTGCATATGGTATCCTAATGAATGTCAAATGTAGAGAGctctctcttgttcaaaagaTAAATGCTGTTTTGCTGGGAGTTGGAGGTGCAACAAAAAGG ACCTTTGAGAGGCTGAACAAGTCAGGAATAACACAGTCGAGGGAAAGCTTCCGCAACATTATGGATGATCTTGGTTCAAATCTGTCCTCAATAATTAAGGCAAAAGTTGATTCTGGCCAAGAGCTGAGGGTTGTCTTCGACAACTTTGATTTCAGAATTCTGGCCAACATAATTCTTCGCAACCATCGCAACTCTGACATGCATTGGATTGCTCAGTATGTCACATTTGACAGAGTTCCATCCAGCCATCTTGATGATTCAAAGCCAATTGTACCTGACATTAAGGACTTTGACAATGTCAATTACCTGATGAGTAAGACCGAGCTTGATCAGCAACGGAATGATTATATTATCCTTGTTGCCAGAGTCCTCATTGAATTCTTCCCAGCACTTGAACCTCTTTGTGATGCAGTCCCTCCTCACATACCACATAG gTACTTGAATGAAATGGCCCAAAAGTCTTGTATTGTTGGACTCCCGGTAGTGCCCTTTAACCAAAACAAGGTTTCAGATGTGTGCCAATATTTGCAATGGCTGGAAGATCTTCtgttgaaagttttcaaaaaagag GATGAACTTCCAGTTAGCGATGCAAGTGTCCTTGAAAAGGTCCGAGTTCCTCTAGCAGGTGATCTGTTGGGTAGAGAAAGAGTGACTGGTGCAAAGAAGACTCGTCTGGGTTGTGACAGTGCTTCTGAACGCTTTGAAAACATTGTGGAATGCCCGGCTctctggcatgcaaagcaatcctttcTTTCG TATGTTTGGGAGCAACTGTACAGTGGCACTACTATTGGTGGGAGAGACGTTGGCACTCTGTACCACTTAAGGCAACATTTCCGTCTGGTGAATGTCTCAAACAAGGTCACGAAGAACTACAAAAGTGCAGAAAGCCTGATGTTGTCAGCAACCAAAGCTTATTTGTGTACAGCCTTCAAGACTTGGGCTGGTCTTGACACACTCAATGGTATCCCAGTGAACTTACCAAAACTCCCAACAAGCATGGACACCATTGAATTGAAGAAAGAGTTCCTTGCAAAGCACATTGGAAAGTTTGTCGATGAATTCATACTGGTGGAATTTGATGTTGAAAGAGCCTGGATGGAAGCCAGAGAAGAAGTCGACAGTGGGCAACACAGAAGCTACCCTCATCATTCCAGTGGTAACCAGCGAGCAAGCTCTCCTGGGGGTGGGGCCTATTCCAGTGGTTCTAGTCATCTTTCATCTACTGATACCCAAAACACAGATGTTCTTACCAGTCAGACTCAATGTCAAAGTCTTCATGTAG TTCGTACCCATGTTGGAGCCTCTGTACAACCGCACCCTGGTGTAGGAACACAGCCAGCAACTG TTTGTACCCATGTTGGAGTCCCTGTACAACCGCACCCTGGTGTAGGAACACAGCCAGCAACTG TTCGTACCCATGTTGGAGCCTCTGTACAACCGCACCCTGGTGTAGGAACACAGCCAGCAACTG TTCGTACCCATGTTGGAGTCCCTGTACAACCGCACCCTGGTGTAGGAACACAGCCAGCAACTG TTCGTACCCATGTTGGAGCCTCTGTACAACCGCACCCTGGTGTAGGAACACAGCCAGCAACTG TTCGTACCCATGTTGGAGTCCCTGTACAACCGCACCCTGGTGTAGGAACACAGCCAGCAACTG TTTGTACCCATGTTGGAGTCCCTGTACAACCGCACCCTGGTGTAGGAACACAGCCAGCAACTG TTCGTACCCATGTTGAAGCCCCTGTACAACCGCACCCTGGTGAAGGAACACAGCCAAAAACTG GTAGTACTACTGCTGCTTCAACATAG
- the LOC138029743 gene encoding uncharacterized protein isoform X2 — MKISSLRNAIRNVFFKEVDAQCAMLCARKSSEPSVLRVPSERHKNLVEFRCNNILTEMRERAPDVLDFMATVAVPKLKGNDGRQVMPLCTAYGILMNVKCRELSLVQKINAVLLGVGGATKRTFERLNKSGITQSRESFRNIMDDLGSNLSSIIKAKVDSGQELRVVFDNFDFRILANIILRNHRNSDMHWIAQYVTFDRVPSSHLDDSKPIVPDIKDFDNVNYLMSKTELDQQRNDYIILVARVLIEFFPALEPLCDAVPPHIPHRYLNEMAQKSCIVGLPVVPFNQNKVSDVCQYLQWLEDLLLKVFKKEDELPVSDASVLEKVRVPLAGDLLGRERVTGAKKTRLGCDSASERFENIVECPALWHAKQSFLSYVWEQLYSGTTIGGRDVGTLYHLRQHFRLVNVSNKVTKNYKSAESLMLSATKAYLCTAFKTWAGLDTLNGIPVNLPKLPTSMDTIELKKEFLAKHIGKFVDEFILVEFDVERAWMEAREEVDSGQHRSYPHHSSGNQRASSPGGGAYSSGSSHLSSTDTQNTDVLTSQTQCQSLHVVRTHVGASVQPHPGVGTQPATVCTHVGVPVQPHPGVGTQPATVRTHVGASVQPHPGVGTQPATVRTHVGVPVQPHPGVGTQPATVCTHVGVPVQPHPGVGTQPATVRTHVGASVQPHPGVGTQPATVRTHVGVPVQPHPGVGTQPATVRTHVGASVQPHPGVGTQPATVRTHVGVPVQPHPGVGTQPATVCTHVGVPVQPHPGVGTQPATVRTHVEAPVQPHPGEGTQPKTGSTTAAST, encoded by the exons ATGAAAATATCTTCCTTGAGAAATGCCATAAGAAATGTCTTCTTCAAGGAAGTAGATGCCCAATGTGCCATGCTTTGTGCCAGAAAAAGTTCTGAGCCATCAGTTCTGCGTGTCCCCTCTGAACGTCACAAAAATCTGGTGGAGTTCCGTTGTAATAACATACTGACCGAAATGAGAGAGCGTGCCCCAgatgttttggatttcatggctACTGTGGCTGTGCCAAAATTAAAAGGGAACGATGGAAGACAAGTGATGCCTTTATGTACTGCATATGGTATCCTAATGAATGTCAAATGTAGAGAGctctctcttgttcaaaagaTAAATGCTGTTTTGCTGGGAGTTGGAGGTGCAACAAAAAGG ACCTTTGAGAGGCTGAACAAGTCAGGAATAACACAGTCGAGGGAAAGCTTCCGCAACATTATGGATGATCTTGGTTCAAATCTGTCCTCAATAATTAAGGCAAAAGTTGATTCTGGCCAAGAGCTGAGGGTTGTCTTCGACAACTTTGATTTCAGAATTCTGGCCAACATAATTCTTCGCAACCATCGCAACTCTGACATGCATTGGATTGCTCAGTATGTCACATTTGACAGAGTTCCATCCAGCCATCTTGATGATTCAAAGCCAATTGTACCTGACATTAAGGACTTTGACAATGTCAATTACCTGATGAGTAAGACCGAGCTTGATCAGCAACGGAATGATTATATTATCCTTGTTGCCAGAGTCCTCATTGAATTCTTCCCAGCACTTGAACCTCTTTGTGATGCAGTCCCTCCTCACATACCACATAG gTACTTGAATGAAATGGCCCAAAAGTCTTGTATTGTTGGACTCCCGGTAGTGCCCTTTAACCAAAACAAGGTTTCAGATGTGTGCCAATATTTGCAATGGCTGGAAGATCTTCtgttgaaagttttcaaaaaagag GATGAACTTCCAGTTAGCGATGCAAGTGTCCTTGAAAAGGTCCGAGTTCCTCTAGCAGGTGATCTGTTGGGTAGAGAAAGAGTGACTGGTGCAAAGAAGACTCGTCTGGGTTGTGACAGTGCTTCTGAACGCTTTGAAAACATTGTGGAATGCCCGGCTctctggcatgcaaagcaatcctttcTTTCG TATGTTTGGGAGCAACTGTACAGTGGCACTACTATTGGTGGGAGAGACGTTGGCACTCTGTACCACTTAAGGCAACATTTCCGTCTGGTGAATGTCTCAAACAAGGTCACGAAGAACTACAAAAGTGCAGAAAGCCTGATGTTGTCAGCAACCAAAGCTTATTTGTGTACAGCCTTCAAGACTTGGGCTGGTCTTGACACACTCAATGGTATCCCAGTGAACTTACCAAAACTCCCAACAAGCATGGACACCATTGAATTGAAGAAAGAGTTCCTTGCAAAGCACATTGGAAAGTTTGTCGATGAATTCATACTGGTGGAATTTGATGTTGAAAGAGCCTGGATGGAAGCCAGAGAAGAAGTCGACAGTGGGCAACACAGAAGCTACCCTCATCATTCCAGTGGTAACCAGCGAGCAAGCTCTCCTGGGGGTGGGGCCTATTCCAGTGGTTCTAGTCATCTTTCATCTACTGATACCCAAAACACAGATGTTCTTACCAGTCAGACTCAATGTCAAAGTCTTCATGTAG TTCGTACCCATGTTGGAGCCTCTGTACAACCGCACCCTGGTGTAGGAACACAGCCAGCAACTG TTTGTACCCATGTTGGAGTCCCTGTACAACCGCACCCTGGTGTAGGAACACAGCCAGCAACTG TTCGTACCCATGTtggag CCTCTGTACAACCGCACCCTGGTGTAGGAACACAGCCAGCAACTG TTCGTACCCATGTTGGAGTCCCTGTACAACCGCACCCTGGTGTAGGAACACAGCCAGCAACTG TTTGTACCCATGTTGGAGTCCCTGTACAACCGCACCCTGGTGTAGGAACACAGCCAGCAACTG TTCGTACCCATGTTGGAGCCTCTGTACAACCGCACCCTGGTGTAGGAACACAGCCAGCAACTG TTCGTACCCATGTTGGAGTCCCTGTACAACCGCACCCTGGTGTAGGAACACAGCCAGCAACTG TTCGTACCCATGTTGGAGCCTCTGTACAACCGCACCCTGGTGTAGGAACACAGCCAGCAACTG TTCGTACCCATGTTGGAGTCCCTGTACAACCGCACCCTGGTGTAGGAACACAGCCAGCAACTG TTTGTACCCATGTTGGAGTCCCTGTACAACCGCACCCTGGTGTAGGAACACAGCCAGCAACTG TTCGTACCCATGTTGAAGCCCCTGTACAACCGCACCCTGGTGAAGGAACACAGCCAAAAACTG GTAGTACTACTGCTGCTTCAACATAG
- the LOC138029743 gene encoding uncharacterized protein isoform X3: MKISSLRNAIRNVFFKEVDAQCAMLCARKSSEPSVLRVPSERHKNLVEFRCNNILTEMRERAPDVLDFMATVAVPKLKGNDGRQVMPLCTAYGILMNVKCRELSLVQKINAVLLGVGGATKRTFERLNKSGITQSRESFRNIMDDLGSNLSSIIKAKVDSGQELRVVFDNFDFRILANIILRNHRNSDMHWIAQYVTFDRVPSSHLDDSKPIVPDIKDFDNVNYLMSKTELDQQRNDYIILVARVLIEFFPALEPLCDAVPPHIPHRYLNEMAQKSCIVGLPVVPFNQNKVSDVCQYLQWLEDLLLKVFKKEDELPVSDASVLEKVRVPLAGDLLGRERVTGAKKTRLGCDSASERFENIVECPALWHAKQSFLSYVWEQLYSGTTIGGRDVGTLYHLRQHFRLVNVSNKVTKNYKSAESLMLSATKAYLCTAFKTWAGLDTLNGIPVNLPKLPTSMDTIELKKEFLAKHIGKFVDEFILVEFDVERAWMEAREEVDSGQHRSYPHHSSGNQRASSPGGGAYSSGSSHLSSTDTQNTDVLTSQTQCQSLHVVRTHVGASVQPHPGVGTQPATVCTHVGVPVQPHPGVGTQPATVRTHVGASVQPHPGVGTQPATVRTHVGASVQPHPGVGTQPATVCTHVGVPVQPHPGVGTQPATVRTHVGASVQPHPGVGTQPATVRTHVGVPVQPHPGVGTQPATVRTHVGASVQPHPGVGTQPATVRTHVGVPVQPHPGVGTQPATVCTHVGVPVQPHPGVGTQPATVRTHVEAPVQPHPGEGTQPKTGSTTAAST; this comes from the exons ATGAAAATATCTTCCTTGAGAAATGCCATAAGAAATGTCTTCTTCAAGGAAGTAGATGCCCAATGTGCCATGCTTTGTGCCAGAAAAAGTTCTGAGCCATCAGTTCTGCGTGTCCCCTCTGAACGTCACAAAAATCTGGTGGAGTTCCGTTGTAATAACATACTGACCGAAATGAGAGAGCGTGCCCCAgatgttttggatttcatggctACTGTGGCTGTGCCAAAATTAAAAGGGAACGATGGAAGACAAGTGATGCCTTTATGTACTGCATATGGTATCCTAATGAATGTCAAATGTAGAGAGctctctcttgttcaaaagaTAAATGCTGTTTTGCTGGGAGTTGGAGGTGCAACAAAAAGG ACCTTTGAGAGGCTGAACAAGTCAGGAATAACACAGTCGAGGGAAAGCTTCCGCAACATTATGGATGATCTTGGTTCAAATCTGTCCTCAATAATTAAGGCAAAAGTTGATTCTGGCCAAGAGCTGAGGGTTGTCTTCGACAACTTTGATTTCAGAATTCTGGCCAACATAATTCTTCGCAACCATCGCAACTCTGACATGCATTGGATTGCTCAGTATGTCACATTTGACAGAGTTCCATCCAGCCATCTTGATGATTCAAAGCCAATTGTACCTGACATTAAGGACTTTGACAATGTCAATTACCTGATGAGTAAGACCGAGCTTGATCAGCAACGGAATGATTATATTATCCTTGTTGCCAGAGTCCTCATTGAATTCTTCCCAGCACTTGAACCTCTTTGTGATGCAGTCCCTCCTCACATACCACATAG gTACTTGAATGAAATGGCCCAAAAGTCTTGTATTGTTGGACTCCCGGTAGTGCCCTTTAACCAAAACAAGGTTTCAGATGTGTGCCAATATTTGCAATGGCTGGAAGATCTTCtgttgaaagttttcaaaaaagag GATGAACTTCCAGTTAGCGATGCAAGTGTCCTTGAAAAGGTCCGAGTTCCTCTAGCAGGTGATCTGTTGGGTAGAGAAAGAGTGACTGGTGCAAAGAAGACTCGTCTGGGTTGTGACAGTGCTTCTGAACGCTTTGAAAACATTGTGGAATGCCCGGCTctctggcatgcaaagcaatcctttcTTTCG TATGTTTGGGAGCAACTGTACAGTGGCACTACTATTGGTGGGAGAGACGTTGGCACTCTGTACCACTTAAGGCAACATTTCCGTCTGGTGAATGTCTCAAACAAGGTCACGAAGAACTACAAAAGTGCAGAAAGCCTGATGTTGTCAGCAACCAAAGCTTATTTGTGTACAGCCTTCAAGACTTGGGCTGGTCTTGACACACTCAATGGTATCCCAGTGAACTTACCAAAACTCCCAACAAGCATGGACACCATTGAATTGAAGAAAGAGTTCCTTGCAAAGCACATTGGAAAGTTTGTCGATGAATTCATACTGGTGGAATTTGATGTTGAAAGAGCCTGGATGGAAGCCAGAGAAGAAGTCGACAGTGGGCAACACAGAAGCTACCCTCATCATTCCAGTGGTAACCAGCGAGCAAGCTCTCCTGGGGGTGGGGCCTATTCCAGTGGTTCTAGTCATCTTTCATCTACTGATACCCAAAACACAGATGTTCTTACCAGTCAGACTCAATGTCAAAGTCTTCATGTAG TTCGTACCCATGTTGGAGCCTCTGTACAACCGCACCCTGGTGTAGGAACACAGCCAGCAACTG TTTGTACCCATGTTGGAGTCCCTGTACAACCGCACCCTGGTGTAGGAACACAGCCAGCAACTG TTCGTACCCATGTtggag CCTCTGTACAACCGCACCCTGGTGTAGGAACACAGCCAGCAACTG TTCGTACCCATGTTGGAGCCTCTGTACAACCGCACCCTGGTGTAGGAACACAGCCAGCAACTG TTTGTACCCATGTTGGAGTCCCTGTACAACCGCACCCTGGTGTAGGAACACAGCCAGCAACTG TTCGTACCCATGTTGGAGCCTCTGTACAACCGCACCCTGGTGTAGGAACACAGCCAGCAACTG TTCGTACCCATGTTGGAGTCCCTGTACAACCGCACCCTGGTGTAGGAACACAGCCAGCAACTG TTCGTACCCATGTTGGAGCCTCTGTACAACCGCACCCTGGTGTAGGAACACAGCCAGCAACTG TTCGTACCCATGTTGGAGTCCCTGTACAACCGCACCCTGGTGTAGGAACACAGCCAGCAACTG TTTGTACCCATGTTGGAGTCCCTGTACAACCGCACCCTGGTGTAGGAACACAGCCAGCAACTG TTCGTACCCATGTTGAAGCCCCTGTACAACCGCACCCTGGTGAAGGAACACAGCCAAAAACTG GTAGTACTACTGCTGCTTCAACATAG